The genomic region TAGGCAGTGGTAAGCCCGATTTTCGGTGtcattccgtttccggtgtaATTCCGGCCACGAATTCCGAGTGAGCGAAAGACAGGCACTCGGTAACTCACCGAACAACCTTCCCGAACAATACAACTTTTTGAggtccggaatcggaatgttaTGTCGCATTCAAACGTTGCCATTACCAGGAACAAAAACCGTTGACATGGCATTGAATACCTTGTAAATCAAAGttttaaaaatcaaatcaaatcaaagttTGTGCTTGACTTTTAACAATTATTGAATTATTGATTGGTATGCTCTTTTCGATGGGATTAATTGCCGATGCTAATGATTCCATTTCAGAATCTTCACATACAAACATGGAAAGCTCAATCCCAcactttatttttaaaaccgtTTCTGCTCTTTCATATTATTCTAGGAAGTCATCAAAAATATGATACTCGACGCACCCTTCTCCGAACCTTATTCGGAAAGCGTATTCTTGCTAATCGAACATGAAATGCACAGTACAAACCTCCTCTTATGTTTAATCCAGGTGAGAGCTACACATATCTTTAATAGTTGCTTTGTGGAATTTATTGCCTTCAGTTTTACACCAAccttctctatctctctctctcgtggcAGAATTTTGACAAAATGGATTTCCAGGGCAAGAAGTGTGCGGTGCAGATCTTTAACAGTATGCTGCTGAGATCGATTGGCGTTCCTTCGGAGACTGTAAAATATATCTGCCGAAATCCCGAAATCCTTCTTAAACTCATGACCGGGTAGGTAGCAAACAATAGGGGGCAAACTATCTCCTTactaattgtttgttttttttttcaagctACGAGAACAAGCAGAATGTGCACGACTACCACTCGATGTTGAGCGAGTGCACCCGCCACCAACCACTTGCCAAGATAATGTTACATTCGGAAGCGTTCTTCAATCTGTTCCATTACGTCGAGGTTCTCAAGGACGACGTCTGGTTCGCTCCATTTTCTGTCCTCAAGCTACTGCTCACAGGCCACAAGCGCCTATGCGCGAAGTTCCTCGAGCAAAACTATGACAAGGTTTTCACGCATTATCAACTGTTGCTTAGCTCGACGAACTACATGCTACGGCGCGAAAGTGTTGCGCTACTCAGCACACTGCTAGCCGATCAGCACAACGTTACGGTAAGAATACACAATTTTACCTTTGCTGAAGGGCGCTCTCGCTAATTGTAATTATTGTCCTGTGGGTGGTTAGattatgaaaaaatatgttaGCGATCCGGACAAACTTAAGCTAATTGTGAACATGGTGGGCGAGATACGTTGCGTACCGTATAAGGTGTTCGACGTCTTAAAGGTAAGAAATGTCAGGCTTCCTTGGATGATTTGTGGACCCGGCAGTTTTACAGTCGCTATTATGTATATCTTCCCGACGTTATCTTTGCAGCTGTTTGTGGCTAATCGGGACAAACCGAGGCCAATATTGGACATATTGTTGAACAACCGCGAGAGGTTGGCCAAGTACGTGTTAAATGCCCCCAACGATTGCCCCGAGGATGGTCAGTTTATGGACGACAAATTTGAATTGTTCTACACGCTTCAGCAGCTGAAATCGGATTAATGGATGGGAATCTGGTATATTCAGCTTGCCGAgacatttattattattattattttttttattatatatTTCGAATTGTTAGTCAGCGGCTTTACAATTTATACTTCAGTAGTTAAGTTGAGTAAATTACCTTCagggtaattaatttttaactaATTTCAGGGcgcttttcatttcaatgtaatTTTTAAGTCTAACAAATAAATGATTCTTAGCGCGACGTAGCGTCGATAAGTGTTCTTtgtaaaaatgaaaagaaaaactgtaacaaCCTATTCTTCGACGATGAGGAAAAGGATGTGCACAACAGGTataagaataaaataaaagagtatgaaaaatgtattaaatAAACACTATAGTATAGAGTCAAAGCATCGAATGGCTCAGGTGAACTGCGATGAGTCTGTGGCGTTCATTGCATATTGTTCCTGGTTGTCGATAGGCCAGAAATTAGTCGCCACAACCCGCGTAGGAAAGGCATTCAATATTCAAATGAAGTAACTTGAGGAAAAATATGTAACCAGCAAAACAGTACACAAAGCAGCCAGGATCCCAATGTACTTTGGCACAATAAAACCAGCTTGATAAAACTTTGCACCTCGAAGCAGAAGTTTACAATTTCTTTGTCTTTGGCCCTCGGTCGTGAAAAGTGATCCTTTATCTTATCTGGCAAATACCGCTGTCGTGCGGACTTGCACAAtgttaatttatgttgccTTCTATAATGTTATccttttacgggcggggtaATTTTTGCTGTGGAAGCAGATGATTGACAGACAAGACGAATCCTAACCCGAAGTTATTGTGAGCGTTTGTTCATTTAGCAGACGATTTGGCAATGGTCGGATTTTTTATCTCGAGCTGGTACATAATCACATATGTTGATTCTG from Anopheles cruzii unplaced genomic scaffold, idAnoCruzAS_RS32_06 scaffold00506_ctg1, whole genome shotgun sequence harbors:
- the LOC128276103 gene encoding protein Mo25-like — protein: MEKLKTQKHLYYSLEVIKNMILDAPFSEPYSESVFLLIEHEMHSTNLLLCLIQNFDKMDFQGKKCAVQIFNSMLLRSIGVPSETVKYICRNPEILLKLMTGYENKQNVHDYHSMLSECTRHQPLAKIMLHSEAFFNLFHYVEVLKDDVWFAPFSVLKLLLTGHKRLCAKFLEQNYDKVFTHYQLLLSSTNYMLRRESVALLSTLLADQHNVTIMKKYVSDPDKLKLIVNMVGEIRCVPYKVFDVLKLFVANRDKPRPILDILLNNRERLAKYVLNAPNDCPEDGQFMDDKFELFYTLQQLKSD